GCTTTAAGGCAACCTCTTTTAGGCTCTTGCAGTCACTTTTCAGATCAAGCCCAAGCTCAAATTCTTCTCTTGCTGCAAGCACCACGCCGCCGTGTCTGCCAACATCTCCAGAGATTAAAATTTTTGCCCCTGCTTTTAAATTTTTAAGCTCCACGCCTTCGCAAACTATCTCGCCGATGCCTGCTGTGTTTATGAAAATTTTATCGCATTTGCCCTTTGGTACGACCTTTGTATCGCCACAAACTACGCTTACACCGCTCTCTTTGCAAGTTTTTGCAAGCGAGCCAAGCACGTGCTCAAGCTCCTCTATACTTAGCCCCTCTTCAATGATGAGCGAACAGCTTAGGTATTTAGCGCTTGCACCAACCATCGCAAGGTCGTTTATCGTGCCGCAAGCTGCGATCTTACCGATGTCGCCACCATTAAAAAAAATGGGAGTTACCACAAAGCTATCAGAGCTAAATGCGATCTTGCCGTTTAAATTTAATATCGCTGAGTCGTTACTCTGTCTTAAAATTTCGTTATCAAAAATTTTAAATATCGTCTCGTTTATAAGCGAGTTCATCTCCTCGCCGCCGCCGCCGTGGCTTAGCATTATCTTTTTCATTAAATTCCTTAACCAACTCTTGCGTATTTAAAATATGCCGCACAAGCGCCCTCGCTTGAGACCATGCACGATCCTATCGGATTTTGCGGGTTACAGACCTTGCCAAAGACTTTACACTCTGTTGGCTTTGCTAGCCCTCTTAAAATTTGCCCACAAATGCAAGCCTTGCTCTCGCCCGCGCTCTCTACACTGCAGTCAAACTGCACTCTGGCGTCAAGGTAAGCAAACTCGTCTCTTAGCTTCATGCCACTTTGTGCTATCTCGCCAAGGCCTCTCCAGACAAAATCGCACGGCTCAAAGTACTTAGCTATGAGCTCTTTTGCCTTAACATTACCCTCTTCTTTGACAGCCCTCGCGTACTCGTTGTAGACTTCATGTGTGCCTGCATTTTGCTGACGGACTAAATTTAAGACACTTGCCATGATGTCAAGCGGCTCAAAACCGCTAATGGCAATCGGTCTTTTAAACTCATCTGCTAGCTCTTTGTAAATTTTACTACCAGTGATGACGCTCACGTGACTTGGGCCTAAAAATGCGTCTATTCTTACATTTTCATCGCCCATTATCGCTCTAACTGGAGCTGGGACGGTTACGTGATTTATATGAAAGTATAAATTTTTAATGCCCTGCTCAACTACTTTTTCAACCAAATTTGCGCTCATCGGAGTCGTCGTCTCAAAGCCTATGGCAAAAAATATGACCTTTTTATCTGGATTTTGTTGTGCTATATTTAGCGCATCAAGTGGCGTGTAAAGTGCTCTTATGTCGTGCCCTTCGCCACGAAGCTTTTGCAGGCTAGTCTTTGAACCAGGCACTCTTAGCATGTCAGCTAGCGTGCAAAAGATCACATTATCCATGCTAGCTAGCTTACAGGCCTCATCTATGCGACTCTTTGGCATCACGCAGACCGGACAGCCTGGGCCGTGGATGAAATTTATATGCTCTCCAACCAAGCTTGGCAGTGCAAATTTCATAATGCTATGCGTGTGACCACCACAAATTTCCATGATATTTAGGGGCTTTGTGCTCTCTTTTTGGATGAGTTTTGAAAGGGCTAGGATTAAATTTTTATCGCGAAAGTCATTGATAAGATCCATCAAATTTTCCCCGCGTTCATATCATCAGCGATCTTTTGATAGACCTCTAAGCTCTCAAGCGCAAACTGCGTATCGATCTTTTGCATAGCGTATCCTACGTGGATTAGCACGTATTCGCCCACTTTTACCTCTTCAGAGATGAGATCTAGGCTTACCTTTCTAGTAACGCCCAGAGTCTCAACGGTGGCAACGTTATTTTCATCTATTTCTATTACTTTTGAAGGGATTGAGAGGCACATTATCTTAGCTCTTTTTTAAATTCCAAATAACTTATCCATTTATCAATGCCTTCACCAGTTTTGCTATCTATCACAAAGATATCGACCTTTGGATTTAGCTTTCTAGCGTCGTTTTTCACTCGCTCGATGTCAAAGTCAAAGTGTGGCGCAAGCGAAGCTTTTGTGATGAGAAGCACGTCAGCAGCCCTAAACATCACTGGATATTTGCTCACCTTGTCATCACCCTCTGGCACTGAAAGAAGCACAGCGTTAAAGTGTGAGCCAACGTCGTAGCTTGCAGGACAGACTAAATTTCCAACATTTTCTATAAAGACTAGATCAAGCTCGTTTAGCGGCAAATAATGAAGCCCTTCATGCACCATAAATGCGTCCAAGTGACAGGTCTGACCTGTGCTTATCTGATGAGCCTTTGCACCAGCTTTTACTATGCGATCAGCATCTTGATTTGTCTCCAAATCGCCCTCAACAACGCCTATTTTAAATTTACCAGCCTTTATCGTAGCCTCTAAAAGCGTCGTCTTACCAGCGCCTGGGCTACTCATCAAATTTACACAAAGTATCTTTTTTTCATCAAGATGAGCTCTGTTGTGAGCAGCTTCTTTATCATTTTCACAGAGAATTTTCTCTATCACGTCTATGGTTTTGCTCTCGTTTAGCACAGGGTGTGCATGAGCCTCATGGCTATGCTCATGTGCGTCATGAGCGTGATCCGTATGCCCATCATGAGTATGTGGGTGCGAGTGAGTGGTGCCATCTACATGAGTGTGGGCATGGGCGTGATTACCCATTGAGCAACCGCAATCTTTGCACATTTTTTTATCCTTTTTTATTAATTTATGGAGATTTTAACTCTTAAATTTAAAAATAAAATTAAAATTTAGGAGTTTAGCGTTAATAAAATAAAACTAATTAATTTTTTAAATTTTTATTTAAATTTACTTTACTCTTTTTGCCTAATATCATCCAGCTTATCAAAATTTTCATTACCAAATAATTTTTTACTATTCTTTCCGGCACTCTTTTGAATTATTAGATCCTTTAATCTAGCCTTGCCATTATCCATCACCATCAAAACCGCATATGCATTAACATCTTCTTCTCTCATTTCATTTTCTGCCTTAGCCGCACTATCAGGTGACATATAAAACTGCTCTATGCCGTATTTTACGAGTGAGTAGCCGTCATATCTACCAGCTAAAAACACTCCATTGTCTGGCTTGCTTATACTAAATTTAGCAAAGCTGTAAGTGCCATTAACATCTGGTTTTAAAACAGCATAAACTCTAGCCCCATCTCTTACTCTCTCATCGTATTGGTCGATATAGCGGTCATCTTCATCATTTTCGTCAAAATTTCTTGAATGGAAATTTGAAAATTCATAGTTTAAATCAACATAGTTTCCACGAAAAAGATCTCTTGGATCATAAAGATTAACCCTTACTCTTACCTCTTGCCCAAAATAAAGTGGCATAAGTGCGTAGCCAAGCATAATGCCAATAAGTGAAATTTGAAAAACTACAGCTACTATTAATACTTTTATCTTCATTTTTTACATCCTTTTCTAGCGACAACTAGCACTATGAAAGCAAACACCATAAATAGCGCCGTAGCACCAATATAATCACCTATGAGTTGGAAATACCTCACGGCTGCAACCAAAAATATCATACAAAGACCGAGTTTTAACTCACCCTTTTTGATAAGAACCGCAGCTGTTATGATATTTGCGAGCGAAAAAAATATATTTGCGTAGCCAGGACCGTAGCTAAAGACAAAGGGTAACGACACGAGCAGTGCCCCAAGCAGCAATCCACTCTTGTTTTTTTCTTTAAAAAACAGTGCAAAATAAGCAACACTAAATAAAATAAAGACAAAGCCAAAATTGCTTTTAAAAAACGACTTCACAAACCAAAGCTCTTCATCTCCAACCTCAAATAAATTTCTTTCTTCAAATAAAAATAGACAAAATAACAACACAAAAACGCCAAAATTTTTACCAAATTCTTTCGTAAATGCGCCAAGCCCTACTCTAAATTTATCTAGTAGCGGCGAAATACCAATAAGCAAAAGTGCATAAGATAGCGATACGATCGCAACCATAGGAAGTCCAAACAAAAAGTCATAATCAAATATCGCCCTAAGACCACTAATGTAGCCGCAAAATGAAATGATGTATATAAAAATATCTACAAAAAGCACAAAAGCAAGCCATTTCGAGTCGTCTTTGTAAAGCGTATATGCGCCAAGTGCTATAAAAATGATAAAGCCAAAACCAAAGTCGCCCTGATAGCCCACCATAAAAAACCAAACTGTCGCAAAGATAAGGCTTTGGGCTACCAACACACCTTTTTTACTAGCAAAAGAAACTGCAAACGCTCCGATACTCCAAAGCAAAATACCACCGCTTGGCTCATCGCTAATGTTATAAATTTGAGCAATAAGAGCAATCGCCGCACCAAAGCAGAAATTTCCAAGAAAAAACATCGCCGTTGATAGATTTTCCTTTCCCTTTGCGAGATAGTAAATTCCACCAAAATTTACAAGCCCAAGTACAAACAATACAAGTGCTAAACGTCCTAGTCTTGGTATCTCTTCCCAGTTTGCACCAACGAGCGTAAAAAAAGCTAGCGCAAAAAATAGATATGCTACGAGCTTTAAGACAAAACTTATCTTGTCGCTATGAGCATCAGGGTCGATGTCATATAAATTTGCTATTTTTATAGCGGTCTCTTTATCGACTATACCGTCACTTTGCCACCGATCCAGCTCTTTTGCTAGAAAAATTTTATTTAAAAAGTTCAACAACAACTCCTTTGCAAGCTCATTAAAACATAAGAAGCCTATTAGCCAGCGTAGAAATGTGGTAATAAGGATCAAATTTTTGTTGTTATTATATAAAAATATAATTTAAATGCTAAGAAGAATTACTTGTATGAAATTTGAGCTTATCTTTTATAAATTCTAGCCTTAAACTAAGCTCAAGAAAAAGACTACAAACTATATTTTATTTAAAAGATATGGAGTTTGCACGAGCAAATCAGCAAAAACTCCATATCGATTTACAAAAACCACAAAAACCGCTTAAAAACTATTTTGAAAGACAAATACAATAAACAACGCAACTATGAGAAACCAACTGCTTGCTATACTTGTTAAAAACTCCTAAATTTCCTACCACCGCAAAGACTTTAGCGCGCTAAAATTTAGGAACAGCAGCCTTTGTGAGTTTAGAAAATTTTACACCCTTTAAGCCGGCGATCCTTTCAGCAAAGCGTTCAATTTTGCCAGCCTCGCCTCTTATTGAAATCGTTTCTAAGCAGTTATGATGATCGACATGAACATGGTTTGTACAGATGATTTTCACATCAGAGCTATGCTCTATATCCATCTTTTTATTCACCAAATCGTTGTGATGATGCATATAAATGAGCGTCAAAACCCCGATCAACTCCTCACTAGCGTCCTTCCAGCTATCACTTACGATCTTTTCGCGTATCAGATCCCTCGTAAATTCGCTCCTAGAAGCGTAGCCTTGTTCGCTAACCTTTTTATCTAGTTCGTCTAGTAACTGACTAGGTAAAGAAACACTAAAACGTATAACACTATCCATTTTCTGCTCCTTTCTCGTTTGATTACCGTTTATAATCATTATACATCACTTATTAGAAAATGTGGATAAATAATAATAAATTTGCCCTAAATTTACGTTAGAATCGTTGCTACAGAATTTTTTATTGATATAGAATTTCAAATTTGATTTAGTAAATTTTTTGTAAATAAGTTCGAGTAAAGTCTTATTTTGAAAAACTCCACCGCTTAGCAAAATTTCTATTTTTTCTTTTTTTGAAATTTCAAAAATAATATCAGCCAAGCCATTTATAAATGCCGTTGCAGCCGCTCTTGGCTCATCTTTTAAAGCACTTTTAAAAGCTTCTTCAAAGCCGATCACTCCATCATCTAGGCTAAATTTATAACACACATCTAAATTTTTATCATAAAGTGATTCAAGTCTCATACCACTCTCGCCCTCAAAACTCGAGTGAAAAAGCCCACAAATAATCGCTCCAAATGCGTCAAATATCCTACCAACTGAGCTAGTCTTTACTAAGTTTAATCCTTTTTGCTCCATTTTTTTAAAATTTGCAAGCATTTTTTCATCAAAATTTACTAAAAATTTACTAGCTTCGTCCTCAAGAGAGTATTTTAAAATAATAGAATATGCGATTAGATAAATATTTTTGATGCTGTTTTCGCCCCCAAATAGACTAAATTCATCAAAATGATAAACTCGCTCGTAACTCTTTTTATCAAGCCTAAAGACCTCGCCACCCCAAATTTTACCATCCTCCCCGTATCCAGTGCCGTCAAAACAAAATCCAAGATACTTTTTATCTGCTAGATCGTTTTCAAGGATCACGCTTAGCAAATGCGCGTAGTGGTGCTGCAAATGAACTAGCTCAAAGCCCTGATCCTTTGCCCATTTTGTATTTAAAAAATTTGGATGCAGATCGGCTATGACCTTGTCTATTTTTAGGTTGTAAGTCTTATAAAAAAGGGTAAAAATATCTTTAAATCTATCAAAAGTCGCTACGTTTTTTAGATCACCAATATACGGGCTAATCATCAAAAGCCCGTCTTTATAGATACAAAATGAGCTTTTTAGCTCCGCTCCAAGGGCTAAAAATGTCCCTTTTTGCTTGAAATTTGTATGAATGAAATTTGGATTTAGCCCACGGCTTGTCCTTGTAAAAATCGTCTCATCACCAGCACAAAATGCGATACTATCGTCACTTGGCGAGTAAATTTCTCGGTCGTGATCAAGGTAAAAGTCTATGACGTCACCTAGCTTTTCTCTTAGCTCACCCTCATCTTTTATTACAACTTCGCCTGATATGTTTGCGCTAGTTGCAATGATGTCGTGCAAAAGATAGTCAAATAGCAAAAGATGTATGCCACTAAATGCAAGCATAACGCCAAGCTTGTTTAAATTTGGAGCGACACTTTTTGCGATATTTGAGCCATTTTTTGCTTCAAGCAAGACGATGGGTTTTAAATTTGAGTTAAGTAGCTTCGCCTCTGCCTCTGAAATTTGCGCTATTTTTCTGGCGTTTTGTAAATTTTTACTCATCAGCGCAAAAGGCTTACTTGGGCGGTGTTTTCTGGCTCTTAGCTCGCAAACTGCGTCTTCGTTTGTCGCGTCGCAAACTAGATGAAAGCCACCAAGCCCTTTAATGGCTAAAATTTTGCCCTCGTTTATGAGCTTAGCTGCCTCTTTGGCTGCTTCGTTTTTACTAGCCAAGACTTTGCCAAATTTATCTTTTAGATAGAGTTTTGGTCCGCAGTTTGGGCAAGAGATCGGCTCTGCGTGATAGCGGCGATTAAGCGGATCTTTGTACTCGCTCTCGCAAAATTTGCACATTTTAAACTCATTCATCGTCGTATTCACCCGGTCATAAGGCAACGCTTTGATGATCGAAAATCTAGGCCCGCAGTTGGTGCAGTTTATAAATGGATATTTGTAGCGTGGATTTGTGGGGTCATAAAACTCGCACAAGCAGTCATCACAAAGTGCGTAATCAGGCAAAATAGGCGCTTGTTTGGTGGCTGACTTTGAAGCGATGATCTCAAGCTTTTCATAAATTTTATCTATTTTAATCTTCTTTAGCTCATCAATCCTAGCAAGGGCTGGCAGCTTCTCATAAAGCTCTTTTTCAAAAGCCAAAAAGTTAGCCTCTTCGCCGCTAAAATTTAGCTTCACACCCTCGTCGTCGTTGTAAATTTCACCAACTAGCTTAAATTTATCCGCCAAAGTATAGACAAAAGGTCTAAAGCCCACACCTTGAACTAAGCCTTTGATCTCATATCTAAAGCTTGATCTCAACGCCAAATCCGGGGTCAAAATTTGTTTTTATATTTGGGTTTAGGTGCTTTTTTATCAAGTTGCTAACTACCTTATTATAAAATAAATCCCCGCTTAAAGTAATATTTTTGATGTTAAATTTATCTCGTTTTTCATAGC
This genomic interval from Campylobacter concisus contains the following:
- a CDS encoding HypC/HybG/HupF family hydrogenase formation chaperone; the encoded protein is MCLSIPSKVIEIDENNVATVETLGVTRKVSLDLISEEVKVGEYVLIHVGYAMQKIDTQFALESLEVYQKIADDMNAGKI
- the hypF gene encoding carbamoyltransferase HypF; the protein is MRSSFRYEIKGLVQGVGFRPFVYTLADKFKLVGEIYNDDEGVKLNFSGEEANFLAFEKELYEKLPALARIDELKKIKIDKIYEKLEIIASKSATKQAPILPDYALCDDCLCEFYDPTNPRYKYPFINCTNCGPRFSIIKALPYDRVNTTMNEFKMCKFCESEYKDPLNRRYHAEPISCPNCGPKLYLKDKFGKVLASKNEAAKEAAKLINEGKILAIKGLGGFHLVCDATNEDAVCELRARKHRPSKPFALMSKNLQNARKIAQISEAEAKLLNSNLKPIVLLEAKNGSNIAKSVAPNLNKLGVMLAFSGIHLLLFDYLLHDIIATSANISGEVVIKDEGELREKLGDVIDFYLDHDREIYSPSDDSIAFCAGDETIFTRTSRGLNPNFIHTNFKQKGTFLALGAELKSSFCIYKDGLLMISPYIGDLKNVATFDRFKDIFTLFYKTYNLKIDKVIADLHPNFLNTKWAKDQGFELVHLQHHYAHLLSVILENDLADKKYLGFCFDGTGYGEDGKIWGGEVFRLDKKSYERVYHFDEFSLFGGENSIKNIYLIAYSIILKYSLEDEASKFLVNFDEKMLANFKKMEQKGLNLVKTSSVGRIFDAFGAIICGLFHSSFEGESGMRLESLYDKNLDVCYKFSLDDGVIGFEEAFKSALKDEPRAAATAFINGLADIIFEISKKEKIEILLSGGVFQNKTLLELIYKKFTKSNLKFYINKKFCSNDSNVNLGQIYYYLSTFSNK
- a CDS encoding DUF2157 domain-containing protein, coding for MNFLNKIFLAKELDRWQSDGIVDKETAIKIANLYDIDPDAHSDKISFVLKLVAYLFFALAFFTLVGANWEEIPRLGRLALVLFVLGLVNFGGIYYLAKGKENLSTAMFFLGNFCFGAAIALIAQIYNISDEPSGGILLWSIGAFAVSFASKKGVLVAQSLIFATVWFFMVGYQGDFGFGFIIFIALGAYTLYKDDSKWLAFVLFVDIFIYIISFCGYISGLRAIFDYDFLFGLPMVAIVSLSYALLLIGISPLLDKFRVGLGAFTKEFGKNFGVFVLLFCLFLFEERNLFEVGDEELWFVKSFFKSNFGFVFILFSVAYFALFFKEKNKSGLLLGALLVSLPFVFSYGPGYANIFFSLANIITAAVLIKKGELKLGLCMIFLVAAVRYFQLIGDYIGATALFMVFAFIVLVVARKGCKK
- a CDS encoding GDYXXLXY domain-containing protein, which encodes MKIKVLIVAVVFQISLIGIMLGYALMPLYFGQEVRVRVNLYDPRDLFRGNYVDLNYEFSNFHSRNFDENDEDDRYIDQYDERVRDGARVYAVLKPDVNGTYSFAKFSISKPDNGVFLAGRYDGYSLVKYGIEQFYMSPDSAAKAENEMREEDVNAYAVLMVMDNGKARLKDLIIQKSAGKNSKKLFGNENFDKLDDIRQKE
- the hypD gene encoding hydrogenase formation protein HypD, producing MDLINDFRDKNLILALSKLIQKESTKPLNIMEICGGHTHSIMKFALPSLVGEHINFIHGPGCPVCVMPKSRIDEACKLASMDNVIFCTLADMLRVPGSKTSLQKLRGEGHDIRALYTPLDALNIAQQNPDKKVIFFAIGFETTTPMSANLVEKVVEQGIKNLYFHINHVTVPAPVRAIMGDENVRIDAFLGPSHVSVITGSKIYKELADEFKRPIAISGFEPLDIMASVLNLVRQQNAGTHEVYNEYARAVKEEGNVKAKELIAKYFEPCDFVWRGLGEIAQSGMKLRDEFAYLDARVQFDCSVESAGESKACICGQILRGLAKPTECKVFGKVCNPQNPIGSCMVSSEGACAAYFKYARVG
- the hypE gene encoding hydrogenase expression/formation protein HypE is translated as MKKIMLSHGGGGEEMNSLINETIFKIFDNEILRQSNDSAILNLNGKIAFSSDSFVVTPIFFNGGDIGKIAACGTINDLAMVGASAKYLSCSLIIEEGLSIEELEHVLGSLAKTCKESGVSVVCGDTKVVPKGKCDKIFINTAGIGEIVCEGVELKNLKAGAKILISGDVGRHGGVVLAAREEFELGLDLKSDCKSLKEVALKLFSAGIKPQCMRDATRGGLSAVLNEWAKFSKFDILVFEENIKVANEVMGVCELFGFEPYELANEGTFVMAVDESEAEDALKILREFDKNAMIIGEVMEAKNERVIIENAYKSRRFLEPPKGELLPRIC
- the nikR gene encoding nickel-responsive transcriptional regulator NikR, with translation MDSVIRFSVSLPSQLLDELDKKVSEQGYASRSEFTRDLIREKIVSDSWKDASEELIGVLTLIYMHHHNDLVNKKMDIEHSSDVKIICTNHVHVDHHNCLETISIRGEAGKIERFAERIAGLKGVKFSKLTKAAVPKF
- the hypB gene encoding hydrogenase nickel incorporation protein HypB gives rise to the protein MCKDCGCSMGNHAHAHTHVDGTTHSHPHTHDGHTDHAHDAHEHSHEAHAHPVLNESKTIDVIEKILCENDKEAAHNRAHLDEKKILCVNLMSSPGAGKTTLLEATIKAGKFKIGVVEGDLETNQDADRIVKAGAKAHQISTGQTCHLDAFMVHEGLHYLPLNELDLVFIENVGNLVCPASYDVGSHFNAVLLSVPEGDDKVSKYPVMFRAADVLLITKASLAPHFDFDIERVKNDARKLNPKVDIFVIDSKTGEGIDKWISYLEFKKELR